Proteins from a genomic interval of Lolium perenne isolate Kyuss_39 chromosome 1, Kyuss_2.0, whole genome shotgun sequence:
- the LOC127327353 gene encoding uncharacterized protein: MRKAKRGGDHLTRSSRKSRRDSKNESLVSGRFLGDSDQGVRPGLSDRTIACLSKSVASIALYNGDTVLFSCSGIAIERRGCHLTRFLTSASLVRALNGTNEDHDDLKIDVRHEGNEVYMGTMSHYDLDRNFAVVNVHGFLDVQVGSFQDALHVLPHGEILVVIGRGVSGEIVAKNVEFDGDSRVSEDDEDLDGKISDAWEGGPLVSVDGKVVGMNIFLTTTRSVFLPWGTILKNLEHYWTSLQEKTGLACSKTWEVYWFGARPAGEKSNSLTEVHGDFLNQEQLDLDSMGYPKLPSSMVGAGMILVNTFEETFGDIYGEGVWQKFSKRASNINRNVVALASFNGEKRFFGCTGFFIEWNGSTIILTSASLVRNSGDENKIAENLRIEVLLNGQCREGKLQNYSLHYNVALVSVKDYRAVRPLNTLLHWHKAFKVAAIGRCFKSGALMATIGDEVSWTGTLDCDYLSTSTCKITKAGIGGPLVSLDGDVIGMNFYDKKIGTPFMYLEDIYNVLASFETKSKPGEVGNDSDPSGVPLWKMDDDDKTKLNSWPVPMPHWCNPDSVDEDKSDDDDDGLGFDPETGRVRPRYGYFKGKKVMLF, encoded by the coding sequence ATGCGGAAAGCTAAGAGGGGTGGTGATCATCTCACTAGAAGCTCTCGTAAGAGCAGAAGAGATTCCAAGAATGAATCATTGGTTTCAGGTCGCTTCCTTGGGGACTCTGATCAAGGTGTTCGGCCTGGCCTCAGCGATAGGACAATAGCATGTTTGTCGAAAAGTGTCGCCTCTATTGCTTTGTACAATGGAGACACAGTCTTATTTTCATGCTCGGGCATAGCTATTGAACGTCGGGGGTGTCACCTTACAAGGTTTCTGACTTCTGCAAGTTTGGTTAGAGCTCTCAATGGTACAAATGAAGACCATGATGACTTGAAGATTGATGTGCGCCATGAAGGCAATGAAGTGTATATGGGGACGATGTCTCATTATGATTTAGATCGCAACTTTGCTGTTGTCAATGTCCATGGGTTCCTTGATGTTCAGGTTGGATCTTTCCAAGATGCACTGCATGTTCTGCCCCATGGTGAGATATTAGTAGTTATAGGGCGTGGCGTCTCTGGTGAAATAGTAGCCAAGAATGTGGAATTTGATGGTGATTCAAGGGTATCTGAGGATGATGAAGATCTTGATGGTAAAATTTCGGATGCTTGGGAAGGTGGGCCACTTGTTTCTGTTGATGGGAAGGTTGTTGGCATGAACATTTTTCTGACTACTACAAGATCCGTTTTCCTACCATGGGGCACGATTCTCAAGAATCTGGAGCATTACTGGACATCCCTGCAAGAGAAGACTGGTCTTGCATGCTCAAAAACTTGGGAAGTTTACTGGTTTGGAGCAAGACCCGCTGGTGAGAAATCTAACAGCCTTACAGAAGTACATGGAGATTTTCTTAACCAGGAGCAGTTAGATCTAGACTCCATGGGTTACCCGAAGTTACCATCCTCCATGGTTGGAGCTGGCATGATTTTGGTTAATACTTTTGAAGAGACTTTTGGCGACATATATGGTGAAGGTGTCTGGCAAAAATTTAGTAAAAGAGCTTCTAACATAAATCGCAATGTtgtcgcactggcttcattcaatgGTGAAAAAAGGTTTTTCGGATGCACGGGTTTTTTTATTGAATGGAATGGATCTACGATAATTTTGACATCAGCAAGCTTGGTTAGAAATTCAGGTGATGAGAACAAGATTGCTGAAAACTTGAGGATTGAAGTGTTGCTTAATGGCCAATGCAGAGAAGGGAAGTTACAGAATTATAGTCTACATTACAACGTTGCTCTAGTCAGTGTCAAGGATTACCGTGCTGTTCGTCCATTAAATACTCTGCTTCATTGGCACAAGGCTTTTAAAGTAGCAGCAATAGGGCGTTGCTTCAAATCAGGCGCGTTAATGGCTACTATTGGGGATGAGGTTTCCTGGACAGGCACACTTGATTGCGATTACCTCTCAACTTCCACATGCAAAATCACTAAGGCTGGTATTGGAGGCCCTCTCGTTAGTCTTGATGGGGATGTTATTGGCATGAACTTCTATGATAAGAAAATAGGAACCCCTTTCATGTATTTGGAGGACATTTACAACGTTCTAGCATCGTTTGAGACAAAAAGTAAACCTGGTGAAGTTGGCAATGACAGTGATCCCTCTGGAGTGCCTTTATGGAAAATGGACGATGATGACAAAACTAAGTTAAACAGTTGGCCTGTGCCCATGCCTCACTGGTGCAATCCTGACTCTGTGGACGAGGATAaatctgatgatgatgatgatgggttGGGCTTTGATCCCGAAACTGGCCGCGTGCGGCCGAGATACGGTTACTTTAAGGGAAAGAaagtcatgctcttttag